A region from the Ammospiza caudacuta isolate bAmmCau1 chromosome 4, bAmmCau1.pri, whole genome shotgun sequence genome encodes:
- the KIAA0232 gene encoding uncharacterized protein KIAA0232 homolog isoform X2, which translates to MRPICTVVVDGLPSESSSSSYPGPVSVSEMSLLHALGPVQTWLGQELEKCGIDAMIYTRYVLSLLLHDSYDYDLQEQENDIFLGWEKGAYKKWGKSKKKCSDLTLEEMKKQAAVQCLRSASDESSGIETLVEELCSKLKDLQSKQEEKIHKKLEGSLTPETDLSPTAKDQVEMYYEAFPPLSEKPVCLQEIMTVWNKSKVCSYSSSSSSSTVPPTSTDTSSPKDCNSESEVTKDRSNKVSATVQERTQQKKSKNEKENKFSNNTVEEKPVLYKKQVRHKSEGKMRPRSWSSGSSEAGSSSSGNQGEYKASMKCIKVRHKTREVRSKKGRNGQSRLSVKSGEKVDRKVHSGSSSSSSSGSIKQLCKRGKRPLKEIGRKEAGGSDGKDLYLDSRNEKEYKEEPLWYTEPITEYFVPLSRKSKLETTYRNREDIGGVTSEAVEELSESVHGLCISNNNTHKTYLAAGTFIDGHFVEMPAVLNEDIDLTGTSICSQPEDDKYLDDVHLSELTHFYEVDIDQSMLDPGASDTMQGESRILNMIRQKSKEKTDFEAECCIVLDGMELQGESAIWTDSTSSVGAEGWFLQDLSNLAQFWECCSSSSSGDADGESFGGDSPIRFSPILDSTMLNSHMLAGNQELFSDINEGSGINSCFSVFEVQCSNSVLPFSFETLNLGNENADSSSTANILGKTQSRLLIWTKNSAFDENEHCSNLSTRTCSPWSHSEETRSDNETINIPYEESTQFNAEDINYVVPRVSSNYVDEEILDFLPEETCQQQARSLGEMPTLIFKKKSKLESVCGIQLEQKAESKDYETTQGCRESSPHGDGYSSGVIKDIWTNMTDRNSAAMVEIEGIEDELFSTDVNNYCCCLDTEAKVETLQEPNKAVQRSEYHLWEGQKENVEKRAFVSNDLSKVDGGDYTTPSKPWDVNQDKENSFILGGVYGELKTFNSDGEWAVVPPGHSKGSLLQCAASDVVTIAGTDVFMTPGNSFAPGHRQLWRPFVSFEQNEQSKSGDNGLNKGFSFIFHEDLLGACGNFQVEEPGLEYSFSSFDLNNPFSQVLHVECSFEPEGIASFSPSFKPKSILCSDSDSEVLHPRICGVDRTQYRAIRISPRTHFRPISASELSPGGGSESEFESEKDEGGIAVPPQVDVFEDPQADLKPLEEDAEKEGHYYGKSELESGKFLPRLKKSGMEKSAQTSLDSQEESAGMLPVGNQDPCLECSMKESLEGRVVESSKVNCRIVEPREETGRFCSCKAGCHFPTYEDNPVSSGEHEERMSGSQEKQCWWEKALYSPLFPASQCEECYTNAKGENGVGELADVKEVSNDDEHLLDFNMVSSVYEARCADDINAETKPNGFRKKIYSSDSSSSEDTASEGGSEWADPYEGIHVTCKSIL; encoded by the exons GAGAATGACATcttcctgggctgggaaaagggagcttacaagaaatggggaaagagtaAGAAAAAGTGCTCTGATCTAACACTagaggaaatgaaaaaacaGGCTGCTGTCCAGTGTCTTCGCTCTGCTTCTGATGAA agctctgggattGAAACGTTAGTGGAGGAGCTTTGCTCCAAACTGAAAGACCTTCAGAGTAAGCAAG aggagaagatTCACAAAAAGTTAGAAGGCTCTTTGACTCCTGAGACTGATTTATCTCCCACAGCAAAGGATCAAGTAGAAAT gtACTATGAAgcatttcctcctctttctgaAAAGCCAGTTTGCCTGCAGGAAATTATGACTGTATGGAATAAATCCAAAGTATGCTCTTACTCTAGCTCCTCATCTTCATCCACTGTTCCACCAACTAGCACGGATACATCTTCTCCAAAGGACTGCAATAGTGAAAGTGAAGTAACTAAAGACCGAAGTAATAAAGTATCTGCCACTGTACAGGAAAGAACCCAGCAGAAGAAGAGTAAAAAcgagaaagaaaacaagttcAGTAACAACACCGTTGAGGAGAAGCCTGTTTTGTACAAAAAGCAAGTCCGACATAAATCTGAAGGGAAGATGCGTCCCCGCTCCTGGTCATCAGGATCCAGTGAGGCTGGCTCAAGTTCTAGTGGTAATCAAGGTGAATACAAGGCATCCATGAAATGTATTAAAGTGAGACACAAAACAAGAGAGGTTCGGAGTAAAAAAGGGCGGAatgggcagagcaggctgtcaGTGAAATCTGGTGAAAAGGTTGATAGAAAAGTCCACAGcggaagcagcagcagcagcagcagcgggtcCATCAAACAACTGTGCAAAAGAGGTAAAAGGCCATTAAAagaaattggaagaaaagaagctGGTGGTAGTGATGGAAAAGATTTGTATTTAGACAGTAGAAACGAAAAGGAATATAAAGAAGAGCCCTTGTGGTATACTGAGCCGATTACGGAGTACTTTGTTCCTCTTAGCAGAAAAAGCAAGCTGGAGACTACGTACCGCAACAGAGAAGATATAGGTGGAGTAACATCAGAGGCTGTAGAAGAGTTGTCTGAATCAGTGCATGGTCTTTGTATTAGCAACAATAATACTCATAAAACATACCTCGCAGCAGGTACTTTCATCGATGGTCACTTTGTAGAAATGCCTGCAGTTCTAAATGAGGATATTGACCTCACTGGGACCTCAATATGTTCTCAACCAGAGGACGACAAGTATTTAGATGATGTTCATCTGTCAGAACTAACGCACTTCTATGAAGTGGATATTGATCAATCCATGTTGGATCCTGGTGCCTCAGATACGATGCAAGGGGAGAGTCGGATTTTAAATATGATTCGACAGAAGAGTAAAGAAAAAACTGATTTTGAGGCAGAATGTTGCATAGTGTTAGATGGAATGGAGTTGCAAGGGGAAAGTGCAATATGGACTGATTCGACCAGCTCTGTTGGTGCTGAAGGGTGGTTCTTGCAAGATCTTAGTAATTTAGCTCAATTTTGGGAGTGCTGTTCATCTTCTAGTTCTGGTGATGCAGATGGGGAAAGTTTTGGAGGAGATTCTCCGATCAGATTCTCCCCCATCCTAGACAGCACAATGCTTAATTCACACATGCTTGCTGGCAATCAAGAGCTCTTTTCAGATATTAATGAAGGGTCTGGTATAAACTCttgtttttcagtgtttgaAGTGCAATGCAGTAACTCTGTTTTAccattttcttttgaaacacTCAACTTGGGAAATGAAAATGCAGATTCTAGTAGCACTGCTAATATTCTTGGGAAAACACAGTCTAGATTGCTAATATGGACCAAAAATAGTGCCTTTGATGAAAATGAACACTGTTCTAATCTTTCAACAAGAACCTGTAGTCCATGGTCACACTCGGAAGAAACACGTTCAGACAATGAGACTATAAATATTCCATATGAAGAATCCACGCAATTTAATGCAGAAGATATTAATTATGTAGTTCCTAGAGTGTCTTCGAATTATGTAGATGAAGAAATTCTAGATTTTCTGCCAGAAGAAACCTGCCAGCAACAAGCTAGAAGTTTAGGAGAAATGCCCACTTTGattttcaaaaagaaatctAAGCTAGAATCTGTCTGTGGTATTCAGCtagaacaaaaagcagaaagtaaAGACTATGAAACTACACAAGGGTGTAGGGAAAGCAGTCCACATGGAGATGGCTACAGCTCAGGGGTTATTAAAGATATTTGGACAAATATGACAGACAGAAATTCTGCAGCAATGGTAGAAATAGAAGGAATAGAAGATGAATTGTTTTCAACTGATGTAAATAACTATTGCTGCTGTTTGGATACAGAAGCAAAAGTTGAAACCCTCCAGGAACCCAATAAAGCAGTGCAAAGATCAGAGTATCACCTTTGGGAAGGTCAAAAGGAGAATGTAGAGAAGAGAGCCTTTGTCTCAAATGATTTATCAAAAGTAGATGGTGGTGACTATACCACACCATCAAAACCCTGGGATGTTAACCAGGATAAAGAAAACTCATTTATACTTGGTGGTGTGTATGGGGAGCTCAAAACATTTAACAGTGATGGAGAAtgggcagtggtgccacctggtCACTCAAAGGGGAGCTTACTGCAGTGTGCAGCTTCCGATGTGGTGACAATAGCTGGCACAGATGTTTTTATGACTCCAGGTAATAGCTTTGCCCCTGGGCACAGGCAATTATGGAGGCCGTTTGTGTCATTTGAACAGAACGAGCAATCCAAGAGTGGAGATAATGGATTAAATAAgggtttttcttttatcttccaTGAAGACTTACTGGGAGCTTGTGGGAACTTTCAAGTCGAAGAACCAGGGCTTGAATACTCATTCTCTTCCTTTGACCTGAACAATCCATTTTCACAAGTTCTTCATGTAGAGTGTTCGTTTGAGCCAGAAGGAATTGCATCCTTCAGCCCTAGTTTTAAACCTAAGTCGATTCTGTGCTCTGATTCAGACAGTGAGGTTTTACACCCCAGGATATGTGGTGTGGATCGAACGCAGTACAGGGCTATACGGATTTCTCCCAGGACTCACTTTCGCCCAATTTCTGCATCTGAACTTTCTCCAGGTGGTGGAAGCGAGTCAGAATTTGAGTCGGAAAAAGATGAGGGGGGTATTGCTGTCCCTCCCCAAGTAGATGTATTTGAGGATCCGCAAGCAGATCTCAAACCTCTGGAAGAAGatgcagaaaaagaagggcATTATTATGGAAAATCAGAGCTTGAATCTGGAAAATTCCTTCCCAGATTAAAAAAGTCTGGAATGGAGAAGAGTGCACAGACATCGTTGGATTCCCAAGAAGAGTCGGCCGGCATGTTGCCAGTAGGAAACCAAGATCCCTGTTTAGAATGCAGTATGAAAGAATCTCTAGAAGGGAGAGTGGTGGAGAGCTCCAAAGTAAACTGCAGAATAGTGGAGCCACGTGAGGAGACTGGCAGGTTTTGCAGTTGTAAAGCAGGGTGTCATTTCCCCACGTATGAGGATAATCCTGTTTCTTCAGGAGAGCATGAAGAG AGAATGAGTGGCAGCCAGGAAAAGCAATGCTGGTGGGAAAAGGCGCTCTATTCTCCCCTTTTTCCTGCGTCACAATGTGAAG AGTGCTATACAAATGCCAAGGGAGAGAATGGTGTAGGAGAACTTGCAGATGTAAAGGAAGTATCCAATGATGATGAACATCTTTTAGATTTTAATATG GTTTCTTCTGTTTATGAAGCAAGATGTGCAGATGATATAAATGCTGAGACAAAACCAAATGGCTTCAGGAAGAAGATCTACTCCAGTGATAGCTCCAGCTCTGAAGACACAGCTTCAGAAGGTGGAAGCGAATGGGCTGATCCAT ATGAAGGCATTCATGTAACCTGCAAAAGCATCCTGTAA
- the KIAA0232 gene encoding uncharacterized protein KIAA0232 homolog isoform X4, with translation MRPICTVVVDGLPSESSSSSYPGPVSVSEMSLLHALGPVQTWLGQELEKCGIDAMIYTRYVLSLLLHDSYDYDLQEQENDIFLGWEKGAYKKWGKSKKKCSDLTLEEMKKQAAVQCLRSASDESSGIETLVEELCSKLKDLQSKQEEKIHKKLEGSLTPETDLSPTAKDQVEMYYEAFPPLSEKPVCLQEIMTVWNKSKVCSYSSSSSSSTVPPTSTDTSSPKDCNSESEVTKDRSNKVSATVQERTQQKKSKNEKENKFSNNTVEEKPVLYKKQVRHKSEGKMRPRSWSSGSSEAGSSSSGNQGEYKASMKCIKVRHKTREVRSKKGRNGQSRLSVKSGEKVDRKVHSGSSSSSSSGSIKQLCKRGKRPLKEIGRKEAGGSDGKDLYLDSRNEKEYKEEPLWYTEPITEYFVPLSRKSKLETTYRNREDIGGVTSEAVEELSESVHGLCISNNNTHKTYLAAGTFIDGHFVEMPAVLNEDIDLTGTSICSQPEDDKYLDDVHLSELTHFYEVDIDQSMLDPGASDTMQGESRILNMIRQKSKEKTDFEAECCIVLDGMELQGESAIWTDSTSSVGAEGWFLQDLSNLAQFWECCSSSSSGDADGESFGGDSPIRFSPILDSTMLNSHMLAGNQELFSDINEGSGINSCFSVFEVQCSNSVLPFSFETLNLGNENADSSSTANILGKTQSRLLIWTKNSAFDENEHCSNLSTRTCSPWSHSEETRSDNETINIPYEESTQFNAEDINYVVPRVSSNYVDEEILDFLPEETCQQQARSLGEMPTLIFKKKSKLESVCGIQLEQKAESKDYETTQGCRESSPHGDGYSSGVIKDIWTNMTDRNSAAMVEIEGIEDELFSTDVNNYCCCLDTEAKVETLQEPNKAVQRSEYHLWEGQKENVEKRAFVSNDLSKVDGGDYTTPSKPWDVNQDKENSFILGGVYGELKTFNSDGEWAVVPPGHSKGSLLQCAASDVVTIAGTDVFMTPGNSFAPGHRQLWRPFVSFEQNEQSKSGDNGLNKGFSFIFHEDLLGACGNFQVEEPGLEYSFSSFDLNNPFSQVLHVECSFEPEGIASFSPSFKPKSILCSDSDSEVLHPRICGVDRTQYRAIRISPRTHFRPISASELSPGGGSESEFESEKDEGGIAVPPQVDVFEDPQADLKPLEEDAEKEGHYYGKSELESGKFLPRLKKSGMEKSAQTSLDSQEESAGMLPVGNQDPCLECSMKESLEGRVVESSKVNCRIVEPREETGRFCSCKAGCHFPTYEDNPVSSGEHEEVSSVYEARCADDINAETKPNGFRKKIYSSDSSSSEDTASEGGSEWADPYEGIHVTCKSIL, from the exons GAGAATGACATcttcctgggctgggaaaagggagcttacaagaaatggggaaagagtaAGAAAAAGTGCTCTGATCTAACACTagaggaaatgaaaaaacaGGCTGCTGTCCAGTGTCTTCGCTCTGCTTCTGATGAA agctctgggattGAAACGTTAGTGGAGGAGCTTTGCTCCAAACTGAAAGACCTTCAGAGTAAGCAAG aggagaagatTCACAAAAAGTTAGAAGGCTCTTTGACTCCTGAGACTGATTTATCTCCCACAGCAAAGGATCAAGTAGAAAT gtACTATGAAgcatttcctcctctttctgaAAAGCCAGTTTGCCTGCAGGAAATTATGACTGTATGGAATAAATCCAAAGTATGCTCTTACTCTAGCTCCTCATCTTCATCCACTGTTCCACCAACTAGCACGGATACATCTTCTCCAAAGGACTGCAATAGTGAAAGTGAAGTAACTAAAGACCGAAGTAATAAAGTATCTGCCACTGTACAGGAAAGAACCCAGCAGAAGAAGAGTAAAAAcgagaaagaaaacaagttcAGTAACAACACCGTTGAGGAGAAGCCTGTTTTGTACAAAAAGCAAGTCCGACATAAATCTGAAGGGAAGATGCGTCCCCGCTCCTGGTCATCAGGATCCAGTGAGGCTGGCTCAAGTTCTAGTGGTAATCAAGGTGAATACAAGGCATCCATGAAATGTATTAAAGTGAGACACAAAACAAGAGAGGTTCGGAGTAAAAAAGGGCGGAatgggcagagcaggctgtcaGTGAAATCTGGTGAAAAGGTTGATAGAAAAGTCCACAGcggaagcagcagcagcagcagcagcgggtcCATCAAACAACTGTGCAAAAGAGGTAAAAGGCCATTAAAagaaattggaagaaaagaagctGGTGGTAGTGATGGAAAAGATTTGTATTTAGACAGTAGAAACGAAAAGGAATATAAAGAAGAGCCCTTGTGGTATACTGAGCCGATTACGGAGTACTTTGTTCCTCTTAGCAGAAAAAGCAAGCTGGAGACTACGTACCGCAACAGAGAAGATATAGGTGGAGTAACATCAGAGGCTGTAGAAGAGTTGTCTGAATCAGTGCATGGTCTTTGTATTAGCAACAATAATACTCATAAAACATACCTCGCAGCAGGTACTTTCATCGATGGTCACTTTGTAGAAATGCCTGCAGTTCTAAATGAGGATATTGACCTCACTGGGACCTCAATATGTTCTCAACCAGAGGACGACAAGTATTTAGATGATGTTCATCTGTCAGAACTAACGCACTTCTATGAAGTGGATATTGATCAATCCATGTTGGATCCTGGTGCCTCAGATACGATGCAAGGGGAGAGTCGGATTTTAAATATGATTCGACAGAAGAGTAAAGAAAAAACTGATTTTGAGGCAGAATGTTGCATAGTGTTAGATGGAATGGAGTTGCAAGGGGAAAGTGCAATATGGACTGATTCGACCAGCTCTGTTGGTGCTGAAGGGTGGTTCTTGCAAGATCTTAGTAATTTAGCTCAATTTTGGGAGTGCTGTTCATCTTCTAGTTCTGGTGATGCAGATGGGGAAAGTTTTGGAGGAGATTCTCCGATCAGATTCTCCCCCATCCTAGACAGCACAATGCTTAATTCACACATGCTTGCTGGCAATCAAGAGCTCTTTTCAGATATTAATGAAGGGTCTGGTATAAACTCttgtttttcagtgtttgaAGTGCAATGCAGTAACTCTGTTTTAccattttcttttgaaacacTCAACTTGGGAAATGAAAATGCAGATTCTAGTAGCACTGCTAATATTCTTGGGAAAACACAGTCTAGATTGCTAATATGGACCAAAAATAGTGCCTTTGATGAAAATGAACACTGTTCTAATCTTTCAACAAGAACCTGTAGTCCATGGTCACACTCGGAAGAAACACGTTCAGACAATGAGACTATAAATATTCCATATGAAGAATCCACGCAATTTAATGCAGAAGATATTAATTATGTAGTTCCTAGAGTGTCTTCGAATTATGTAGATGAAGAAATTCTAGATTTTCTGCCAGAAGAAACCTGCCAGCAACAAGCTAGAAGTTTAGGAGAAATGCCCACTTTGattttcaaaaagaaatctAAGCTAGAATCTGTCTGTGGTATTCAGCtagaacaaaaagcagaaagtaaAGACTATGAAACTACACAAGGGTGTAGGGAAAGCAGTCCACATGGAGATGGCTACAGCTCAGGGGTTATTAAAGATATTTGGACAAATATGACAGACAGAAATTCTGCAGCAATGGTAGAAATAGAAGGAATAGAAGATGAATTGTTTTCAACTGATGTAAATAACTATTGCTGCTGTTTGGATACAGAAGCAAAAGTTGAAACCCTCCAGGAACCCAATAAAGCAGTGCAAAGATCAGAGTATCACCTTTGGGAAGGTCAAAAGGAGAATGTAGAGAAGAGAGCCTTTGTCTCAAATGATTTATCAAAAGTAGATGGTGGTGACTATACCACACCATCAAAACCCTGGGATGTTAACCAGGATAAAGAAAACTCATTTATACTTGGTGGTGTGTATGGGGAGCTCAAAACATTTAACAGTGATGGAGAAtgggcagtggtgccacctggtCACTCAAAGGGGAGCTTACTGCAGTGTGCAGCTTCCGATGTGGTGACAATAGCTGGCACAGATGTTTTTATGACTCCAGGTAATAGCTTTGCCCCTGGGCACAGGCAATTATGGAGGCCGTTTGTGTCATTTGAACAGAACGAGCAATCCAAGAGTGGAGATAATGGATTAAATAAgggtttttcttttatcttccaTGAAGACTTACTGGGAGCTTGTGGGAACTTTCAAGTCGAAGAACCAGGGCTTGAATACTCATTCTCTTCCTTTGACCTGAACAATCCATTTTCACAAGTTCTTCATGTAGAGTGTTCGTTTGAGCCAGAAGGAATTGCATCCTTCAGCCCTAGTTTTAAACCTAAGTCGATTCTGTGCTCTGATTCAGACAGTGAGGTTTTACACCCCAGGATATGTGGTGTGGATCGAACGCAGTACAGGGCTATACGGATTTCTCCCAGGACTCACTTTCGCCCAATTTCTGCATCTGAACTTTCTCCAGGTGGTGGAAGCGAGTCAGAATTTGAGTCGGAAAAAGATGAGGGGGGTATTGCTGTCCCTCCCCAAGTAGATGTATTTGAGGATCCGCAAGCAGATCTCAAACCTCTGGAAGAAGatgcagaaaaagaagggcATTATTATGGAAAATCAGAGCTTGAATCTGGAAAATTCCTTCCCAGATTAAAAAAGTCTGGAATGGAGAAGAGTGCACAGACATCGTTGGATTCCCAAGAAGAGTCGGCCGGCATGTTGCCAGTAGGAAACCAAGATCCCTGTTTAGAATGCAGTATGAAAGAATCTCTAGAAGGGAGAGTGGTGGAGAGCTCCAAAGTAAACTGCAGAATAGTGGAGCCACGTGAGGAGACTGGCAGGTTTTGCAGTTGTAAAGCAGGGTGTCATTTCCCCACGTATGAGGATAATCCTGTTTCTTCAGGAGAGCATGAAGAG GTTTCTTCTGTTTATGAAGCAAGATGTGCAGATGATATAAATGCTGAGACAAAACCAAATGGCTTCAGGAAGAAGATCTACTCCAGTGATAGCTCCAGCTCTGAAGACACAGCTTCAGAAGGTGGAAGCGAATGGGCTGATCCAT ATGAAGGCATTCATGTAACCTGCAAAAGCATCCTGTAA